GGGTACGGCATGATACGTTTTCTCGTTGAGTTTATCCGCCAACCTGACATTCATATCGGCTATCTCTATGGGAACTGGTTTACCATGGGGATGCTGCTTTCTTTACCAATGATCATGGTTGGTATTGTAGGACTGGGTATCAGTATCTCTCGAAAAAAGGTTAACTCCCTATGGGGATAATCCGTCCTTTAGATGAAGCTACCACCACCAGAATTGCTGCCGGTGAGGTAATTGATCGTCCTGCGTCGGTAGTACGAGAACTCGTTGATAACGCTCTGGATGCTCAGGCGACAGAGATCGAGGTAAGCATCATGGATGGAGGAATCTCTTCTGTAGAAGTAAGTGATAATGGCATCGGGATGAGCCGGGAGGATGTTCTTCTCTGTTATCACAACCATACCACAAGCAAAATCTCTACCTTTGAAGATCTTGAACATCTCTCAACCCTCGGGTTTCGAGGAGAAGCCCTCGCAAGTATTGCAAGCGTAGCGTTTTTAGACGTCATGTCCCGTCCCAGGGAAAGTGTCTGTGGAACACGGATCGTGGTCGAGTATGGAGAGCTCAAGGATGTTCAGGAAATAGGCATGGGATATGGAACCGTAGTGAGGGTAAACCAGCTCTTTGAGCGCCTTCCCGCAAGAAAAAAGTTTCTCCAGAGTCCCATGCAGGAAGCAAAACTTGTCTACCGAGAACTTCTAAAAAAGATGATCGTCTTCCCTGAGTGTGGATTTCTCTACCGAAGCGAGGGACGGGAGCGTTTCCGCTCTCCTGCCAGACGAAGCACTCTTGAACGTATCGTCGATCTCTTCGGAGATATTACGGATGAACTCATACCCTTTGAGTTTGCTGTAAACGAAGGAAGAGTACATGGTTTTCTTGGTCGTCCCACCTACCTCAAGCCCCAGAAGAATTTTCAGTTTTTTGCTGTCAATCGTCGCGTGGTGGAATGGAAGTTGTTTTCTTTTGTACTTTCCCAGGTCTATGGAGATCTCATCCCCCCGCAACGGCATCCGCTCGCCTTTGTTTTTGTGGAGATGGACCCTTCAGAAGTCGATGTCAATGTTCATCCCATGAAACGGGAGGTTCGCTTCCGAAGAGAACATGACTTCCAGCAAGCGCTTGTTCACCATCTTCGACAGAGTTTGGAAAAGTCCCTTGCTCTTGGAAAAAGTGGTTTTTTCTTTTCTTCGTCTCCTGCTGCAAAAGAAGCCTTTTCTGTTCCTTTTGTCCATGAGAAGACAGAAACTCCTATCCTGCCAGATTTCCTCCTCACCGAAGACCATCCTCTTCCAAATCCCTATGAAGGGGAATCCCTTCCTGCAACTGAGACAGGTCTTTTCTCAGAGGAAAACGTCGAGGATGTGGTTTCCTCCTACCGTTTTGTGGGAGTGCTTTTTGCTACTTATCTTCTTTTTGAAAAGGGAGAAGAAATTTTCATCATTGACCAGCATGCAGCTCATGAAAGAATTCGCTATGAAGAAATAAAAGCCCAGTACCAGACCCATTCTTCTTCCCAGGAGCTTCTGCATCCTGTTTCCCTCCATCTGGGAAGGGAAAAAACACGCGAAGTGCTCATGCATAAAACAGAACTCGAAAGATTGGGATTTGATGTAGAAGAATTTGGAAACGATTCTGTTGTCCTTCGTGCTATCCCTGCCTATCTCTCCCCTTCTCGTGCCGAGGAAGCCTTTGAGGTATGTCTGGATGCCCTAGAAAACCATACGCAGGCACATCCTTCTGAGATGATAGAAGAAACACTCAAACAACTTGCCTGCAAAACGGCTATCAAGGCTCATGATCACATCTCCGCCCGGGAGGCATATGGTCTTCTCGAGAGACTTTCTCATACTCCCAATAGTTCGAGTTGTCCTCACGGGCGTCCTACCTTCCTTCGACTTTCGAAACAGGATCTCGAAAAACTCTTTAAAAGGACAGGATTTTAAGTATGTTTCTTCCCATGACCCGTGCCGAAATGGAGAAAAGGGGATGGACGGAACTGGATGTAATCCTTATTACCGGCGATGCGTATATTGATAGTCCTTTTAGC
This sequence is a window from Thermospira aquatica. Protein-coding genes within it:
- the mutL gene encoding DNA mismatch repair endonuclease MutL gives rise to the protein MGIIRPLDEATTTRIAAGEVIDRPASVVRELVDNALDAQATEIEVSIMDGGISSVEVSDNGIGMSREDVLLCYHNHTTSKISTFEDLEHLSTLGFRGEALASIASVAFLDVMSRPRESVCGTRIVVEYGELKDVQEIGMGYGTVVRVNQLFERLPARKKFLQSPMQEAKLVYRELLKKMIVFPECGFLYRSEGRERFRSPARRSTLERIVDLFGDITDELIPFEFAVNEGRVHGFLGRPTYLKPQKNFQFFAVNRRVVEWKLFSFVLSQVYGDLIPPQRHPLAFVFVEMDPSEVDVNVHPMKREVRFRREHDFQQALVHHLRQSLEKSLALGKSGFFFSSSPAAKEAFSVPFVHEKTETPILPDFLLTEDHPLPNPYEGESLPATETGLFSEENVEDVVSSYRFVGVLFATYLLFEKGEEIFIIDQHAAHERIRYEEIKAQYQTHSSSQELLHPVSLHLGREKTREVLMHKTELERLGFDVEEFGNDSVVLRAIPAYLSPSRAEEAFEVCLDALENHTQAHPSEMIEETLKQLACKTAIKAHDHISAREAYGLLERLSHTPNSSSCPHGRPTFLRLSKQDLEKLFKRTGF